One window of Bifidobacterium pseudocatenulatum DSM 20438 = JCM 1200 = LMG 10505 genomic DNA carries:
- a CDS encoding NAD(P)-dependent alcohol dehydrogenase: MKAVVLEEQGVINVREVPDAPAPGLGELKIAPHTVGVCGSDLHYYTHGRVGKYVVEQPMILGHEASGTVVEVGPGVEGFKVGDRVAMEPGIPDMSSRASKLGMYNVDPAVRFFATPPIDGCLCETVNHPAAFTYKLPDNVSFGEGALLEPLAVGMWSATKARIKPGDVCVVTGSGTVGMLTASCALAGGASKVLISDVSAIKLAIAAQIPGIIPVDLTKEDLVERVREETGGWGADVAFECSGSPKSYETFWKLIAPGGAAVIVGIPVNPVAIDITELQATEVRIENIFRYANVYQKAIDLVANGKLNLKPFITDTYAMEDAQAAFDRMAEGRPGDIKLQITVKND; encoded by the coding sequence ATGAAGGCAGTCGTTCTCGAAGAGCAGGGCGTCATCAATGTGCGTGAGGTGCCGGACGCCCCCGCACCTGGTCTAGGCGAGCTGAAGATCGCGCCACATACCGTTGGTGTGTGCGGTTCCGACCTGCATTATTACACTCATGGTCGCGTGGGTAAATATGTGGTGGAGCAGCCGATGATTCTCGGTCATGAGGCTTCCGGCACGGTGGTTGAGGTCGGTCCTGGCGTCGAAGGCTTCAAGGTGGGCGATCGTGTGGCCATGGAGCCCGGCATTCCGGATATGAGTTCGCGTGCCAGCAAACTGGGCATGTATAACGTCGATCCTGCGGTGCGTTTCTTTGCCACTCCGCCGATTGATGGCTGCCTGTGCGAAACGGTGAACCATCCTGCGGCGTTCACCTACAAGCTGCCCGACAATGTGAGCTTCGGTGAGGGTGCGCTGCTTGAACCGTTGGCTGTGGGCATGTGGTCCGCCACCAAGGCTCGTATCAAGCCGGGCGATGTCTGCGTGGTCACCGGATCAGGCACGGTCGGCATGCTGACCGCGTCGTGCGCGTTGGCGGGTGGCGCTTCCAAGGTGCTGATCTCCGATGTGTCGGCAATCAAACTGGCGATTGCGGCTCAGATTCCAGGTATTATTCCGGTGGATCTCACCAAAGAGGATCTGGTGGAGCGCGTCCGTGAGGAAACGGGGGGCTGGGGTGCTGATGTGGCTTTCGAGTGCTCGGGCTCGCCGAAGTCATACGAGACATTCTGGAAGCTGATTGCTCCCGGTGGCGCTGCCGTTATCGTTGGCATTCCGGTCAATCCGGTGGCCATCGACATTACGGAACTGCAGGCTACCGAGGTGCGCATCGAAAATATCTTCCGTTATGCCAATGTGTATCAGAAGGCCATTGACCTCGTGGCTAACGGTAAACTGAATCTGAAGCCATTCATCACCGACACCTATGCGATGGAGGATGCCCAGGCGGCGTTCGATCGCATGGCTGAGGGGCGTCCTGGAGACATTAAGCTGCAGATTACCGTGAAAAACGACTGA
- a CDS encoding helix-turn-helix domain-containing protein, whose amino-acid sequence MGAVAQVNDNRHGKAALAQTSFGGFVPKGGSPNDSGVLEIIVPDAQASVRWAKHGYPSSLAKWHHHPHIEIHLIREGTGLMMAGNAVVPYEAGQVALIGSNLPHNWVSDIAPGERLRQRDVVCHVRPETMRLLMSGFPETSGFAMVLKRAGQALVLSGESARQAGSILENMEEHSLACRVSDLIRVLDVFAHAPADESYTVVASGYDPAVCSGAERVVNDAIEYISSHLSGEISMDLAARQAGMSVSAFSRLFKRAAGIGFSDFVRRLRIGHACRLLTTTNQSVASIRRACGYGNASNFNRRFFEETGETPTGWRKKYIERTR is encoded by the coding sequence ATGGGTGCTGTTGCACAAGTCAACGATAATCGGCATGGGAAGGCGGCTTTGGCTCAGACCTCTTTTGGTGGATTCGTGCCGAAAGGTGGAAGTCCGAACGATTCCGGCGTATTGGAGATCATTGTGCCGGACGCGCAGGCTTCGGTGCGTTGGGCGAAGCATGGCTACCCAAGCTCGTTGGCGAAATGGCATCATCATCCTCATATTGAAATTCATCTGATTCGGGAAGGTACCGGATTGATGATGGCGGGCAATGCCGTTGTTCCGTATGAGGCCGGGCAGGTTGCGCTGATTGGTTCAAATCTTCCGCATAATTGGGTGTCCGACATCGCTCCGGGGGAGCGGCTTCGTCAGCGTGATGTGGTGTGCCATGTGCGTCCGGAAACCATGCGTCTGCTGATGTCTGGATTTCCGGAAACGTCTGGTTTTGCAATGGTGTTGAAACGTGCGGGGCAGGCATTGGTGCTGAGCGGTGAATCCGCTCGTCAGGCCGGTTCGATTCTGGAAAACATGGAGGAACATAGTCTTGCTTGCCGTGTCAGTGATCTGATTCGTGTGTTGGATGTGTTCGCGCATGCCCCCGCAGATGAATCCTATACGGTGGTTGCGTCCGGATACGATCCGGCTGTATGCAGTGGTGCGGAACGTGTGGTCAATGATGCCATCGAGTACATTTCATCGCATCTGAGCGGTGAAATTAGCATGGATTTGGCCGCCCGCCAGGCCGGAATGAGCGTTTCGGCTTTCTCTCGTCTGTTCAAAAGGGCTGCAGGAATAGGGTTTTCGGATTTTGTTCGACGATTGCGTATCGGGCATGCATGCAGATTGCTGACGACCACGAATCAAAGCGTCGCTTCGATTCGTCGCGCTTGCGGATATGGTAACGCTTCGAATTTCAATCGTCGCTTCTTTGAAGAAACAGGCGAAACTCCTACTGGCTGGCGGAAAAAATACATTGAACGAACAAGATAA